In the Vitis vinifera cultivar Pinot Noir 40024 chromosome 2, ASM3070453v1 genome, one interval contains:
- the LOC109124265 gene encoding uncharacterized protein LOC109124265: MELNLTPSSGQDSTTNSQSTRSKTDSVWEHVSKERYANGKKALICLYCKKITKGGGIHRMKQHLAGVKGDIGPCKSVPPDVRFRMENSLQEFVNSKKAIQEAYECRNPYGPNVSQFEGDMTEGEEEVQKMQSPMAANSGKRKKSTVDKYFAPRDTQGAQPSMRSVLVGKEAIWRADMSVGRFFYDACIPINAVNSFYFKPMLDVISTIGPGYKDPNYHQLQVNLLKDAKKEVQLLVDSYRAIWAKVGCTIMGDGWTDNRQRTLINFLVYRPERISFVKFVDALDIVKDATNLFKLFDEVIEWVGPLNVVHIVTNNAANYVVAGRLISQKYKHINWSPCATHCLNLIFKDIGKMDHVAELVRRASKVTIFAYNHIALLSWHYKKNEK, encoded by the coding sequence atggaattaaactTGACTCCATCCTCTGGTCAAGATTCAACTACCAATTCTCAATCAACTAGAAGTAAGACTGATTCTGTATGGGAGCATGTTTCTAAAGAAAGATATGCAAATGGAAAGAAAgctcttatttgtttgtattgtaaAAAGATTACAAAAGGTGGGGGTATTCATAGAATGAAACAACATCTTGCTGGAGTGAAAGGAGATATCGGTCCATGTAAATCAGTTCCTCCTGATGTAAGATTTCGAATGGAAAATTCTTTGCAAGAGTTTGTGAATTCTAAGAAAGCAATCCAAGAAGCATATGAATGTAGAAATCCTTATGGTCCTAATGTGTCACAATTTGAAGGGGATATGACAGAAGGTGAAGAAGAGGTTCAAAAAATGCAAAGTCCTATGGCAGCTAAtagtggaaaaaggaaaaaatcaacaGTGGATAAGTATTTTGCACCAAGAGATACTCAAGGAGCTCAACCTTCTATGAGGAGTGTACTAGTTGGGAAAGAAGCTATTTGGAGAGCGGATATGTCAGTTGGGAGATTCTTTTATGATGCATGCATTCCTATTAATGCAGTGAATTCCTTCTACTTCAAGCCAATGTTGGATGTTATATCTACAATTGGTCCTGGATATAAGGATCCAAATTACCATCAACTACAGGTTAATCTTTTAAAGGATGCCAAGAAGGAAGTTCAGTTACTTGTGGACTCTTATCGTGCAATTTGGGCAAAAGTTGGGTGTACAATAATGGGTGATGGTTGGACAGataatagacaaagaacactcaTCAACTTCCTTGTGTATCGTCCTGAAAGAATATCGTTTGTGAAATTCGTTGATGCTTTGGACATTGTCAAGGATGCAACTAATTTgtttaagttatttgatgaggtGATTGAATGGGTTGGTCCACTCAATGTAGTTCATATAGTCACTAATAATGCAGCAAATTATGTGGTCGCGGGGAGATTGATTTCTCAAAAGTATAAACACATTAATTGGTCACCTTGTGCAACTCATTGtcttaatttgatctttaaggATATTGGTAAGATGGACCATGTTGCTGAACTTGTAAGACGTGCATCAAAGGTGACAATTTTTGCTTATAATCATATTGCTTTGTTAAGTTGgcactacaagaaaaatgagaaataa